The following coding sequences lie in one Photobacterium sp. CCB-ST2H9 genomic window:
- a CDS encoding tyrosine-type recombinase/integrase encodes MKKIPVVTNESEKQRSIQTFSLPIEDVEVWKVLTHQQYSANTLLAFKNDWNHFLSFCLERHASPLPATVKIVHEFIDRMAQKRKLASLKRYIVTIGLVHRCHALPDPCRHTEVRLVLNKYRLEKQDDYKNAAAFRDDHLQRLAENFSLATKPKDVRDFAIWSIMFEAMLKRSELAALTVDHLDIAPSGLITLNVKEHAIALSTLASQALQRWLTIGIIEAGNVFRRIDRHGNIGDQPLDHSSIYRVFRRAGDELGVSHDTIFSGQSPRVGAVKDLSDAGVSIHDIQAQGRWKSPAMPAQYAGNKDKHDTEIAKYVKNKPWEK; translated from the coding sequence ATGAAAAAAATTCCTGTGGTAACCAACGAATCTGAAAAACAGCGCAGTATTCAAACTTTCTCTTTACCGATAGAAGATGTTGAGGTGTGGAAAGTTCTGACTCATCAGCAGTATTCAGCGAATACTTTGCTTGCATTCAAGAACGATTGGAACCATTTCCTGAGCTTTTGCCTGGAGAGGCACGCATCTCCCTTACCAGCCACCGTCAAAATTGTTCATGAATTCATAGACCGCATGGCACAGAAACGAAAACTGGCCAGTTTGAAACGTTACATCGTCACTATTGGATTGGTTCATCGTTGCCACGCGCTCCCAGACCCTTGCCGGCATACTGAAGTTCGCCTGGTACTGAACAAGTACAGGCTCGAAAAACAAGATGACTATAAGAATGCAGCCGCTTTTCGGGACGACCATCTGCAGCGGCTTGCCGAGAATTTCTCACTCGCAACCAAACCGAAAGATGTCCGTGATTTCGCGATTTGGTCCATCATGTTTGAAGCCATGCTGAAACGGAGTGAACTGGCAGCGTTGACGGTAGATCATCTGGACATCGCCCCATCCGGCTTAATTACCCTGAATGTAAAAGAACACGCCATTGCCTTGAGCACACTCGCCTCTCAAGCGCTTCAACGTTGGTTAACCATCGGAATCATTGAAGCCGGAAACGTCTTCCGGCGTATCGATCGTCACGGAAATATTGGCGATCAGCCGCTAGACCATTCCTCAATTTACCGCGTATTCAGACGTGCCGGAGATGAACTGGGCGTCAGCCACGACACCATATTTTCTGGCCAGTCGCCTCGTGTCGGGGCCGTGAAAGATTTATCTGATGCCGGTGTATCAATTCATGATATTCAGGCACAAGGACGTTGGAAGAGCCCGGCAATGCCGGCGCAGTATGCTGGGAACAAAGATAAGCACGATACTGAAATCGCAAAATATGTAAAAAATAAGCCTTGGGAAAAGTGA
- a CDS encoding putative adenosine monophosphate-protein transferase Fic: MRDKYGVQQDPDCYPDSVVLINLLNIEDEDELARAERDFTRVRAEHFEPEFGCFQLSYLKKIHFILFQDLYAWAGQIRRVDITKGQTRFCHANNIAREAERLFDALAEEDYLCHLNFDDFIRRTAHYYCELNVIHPFREGNGRVQRIFFEILALNAGYEICWEGINLKEWVEANQAGYFGDLKPLERLFERITQPVQDLAQPQWTSGPS; this comes from the coding sequence ATGCGAGATAAGTATGGCGTTCAGCAGGATCCGGATTGTTATCCTGATTCTGTTGTGCTGATTAATTTGCTGAATATAGAAGATGAAGATGAACTGGCGCGTGCGGAGCGCGATTTTACCCGTGTGCGTGCAGAACATTTTGAGCCTGAATTCGGCTGTTTCCAACTGTCCTACCTGAAAAAAATTCACTTCATCCTTTTTCAGGATCTTTATGCATGGGCGGGACAGATTCGCCGTGTAGACATCACGAAAGGACAAACGCGGTTTTGTCACGCGAACAACATTGCAAGAGAAGCTGAACGTCTTTTTGATGCCTTGGCGGAAGAAGATTATCTTTGCCATCTGAATTTCGATGATTTTATTCGCCGGACAGCTCACTATTACTGTGAACTGAATGTGATCCATCCCTTCCGTGAGGGAAATGGCAGAGTTCAGCGCATTTTCTTTGAAATTCTGGCCTTAAATGCCGGCTATGAGATTTGTTGGGAAGGCATTAACCTGAAAGAGTGGGTGGAAGCGAATCAGGCTGGTTATTTTGGTGATCTGAAGCCGCTTGAAAGATTGTTCGAGCGTATCACTCAGCCAGTTCAGGACCTTGCGCAGCCACAGTGGACTTCCGGACCAAGCTGA